In one Bacillus sp. PK3_68 genomic region, the following are encoded:
- the hemA gene encoding glutamyl-tRNA reductase has translation MHIIVVGLNYKTAPVEIRERLSFQDTDLEKAMSELRKQKSILENVILSTCNRTEIYAVVDQLHTGRYYIKHFLSEWFNMEKEEFTPFLFIHEQEAAVEHLLKVTSGLNSMVLGETQILGQVRSSFLRSQEIEATGTVFNHLFKQAITLAKKAHAETEIGANAVSVSYAAVELAKKIFGSLSGKHVLVVGAGKMGELAIQNLHGSGATKVTVVNRTFEKAVALAEKFDGNAKTLAELQCALVEADILISSTGSSGYVITKERMAVVEKMRKGKPLFMVDIAVPRDLDPAISDLESVFLYDIDDLEGIVQANMAERQKAAEKIELMIEAEIVAFNDWINMLGVVPVISALRQKALAIQAETMVSIERKMPNLTDRERKVLNKHTKSIINQLLKDPILQAKELAGDKRSAEKLALFTQIFNIEEEVKAEKQVKTAEQSTQQIQTKPLFQV, from the coding sequence GTGCATATTATTGTGGTGGGACTAAACTACAAAACAGCCCCAGTGGAGATACGTGAACGATTATCTTTTCAGGACACGGACTTAGAAAAAGCCATGTCAGAGCTCCGTAAGCAAAAAAGCATTTTGGAAAATGTCATTCTTTCCACTTGCAACCGGACAGAAATTTATGCGGTCGTCGATCAGCTCCATACAGGGCGTTATTATATTAAACATTTCTTATCTGAATGGTTTAACATGGAAAAGGAAGAATTCACTCCTTTTCTATTTATTCATGAGCAGGAAGCGGCAGTCGAGCACTTGTTGAAAGTAACAAGTGGATTGAATTCCATGGTCCTTGGCGAGACGCAAATTTTGGGACAAGTTCGTTCGAGCTTTTTAAGAAGCCAGGAGATTGAGGCAACGGGCACGGTCTTTAATCATTTATTCAAACAAGCCATCACACTGGCCAAGAAAGCGCATGCGGAAACGGAAATTGGCGCGAATGCGGTATCTGTCAGCTATGCGGCTGTAGAGCTCGCTAAGAAGATTTTCGGCAGTCTTTCCGGCAAGCACGTGCTTGTTGTTGGTGCTGGCAAAATGGGTGAGCTTGCCATTCAAAATCTGCATGGCAGCGGAGCTACAAAAGTGACAGTTGTGAACCGGACGTTTGAAAAAGCAGTTGCGCTTGCTGAGAAATTTGACGGCAATGCCAAAACTTTGGCAGAGCTTCAATGTGCTCTCGTGGAAGCCGATATTTTAATCAGTTCTACGGGCTCAAGCGGCTATGTTATTACGAAAGAAAGAATGGCCGTCGTGGAAAAAATGCGTAAAGGAAAACCATTGTTTATGGTTGATATCGCTGTTCCGCGTGATCTTGATCCGGCCATTTCTGATCTGGAAAGTGTTTTTCTTTATGATATCGATGATCTGGAAGGCATTGTACAAGCAAACATGGCAGAGCGTCAGAAAGCGGCTGAAAAGATTGAATTGATGATCGAAGCAGAAATCGTCGCTTTTAACGATTGGATTAATATGCTGGGAGTCGTTCCGGTTATTTCCGCTCTTCGTCAAAAAGCGCTTGCCATCCAGGCAGAAACAATGGTCAGCATCGAACGAAAAATGCCTAACCTAACAGATCGTGAACGAAAAGTATTAAACAAGCATACAAAAAGTATTATTAATCAGCTGTTAAAGGATCCAATTTTACAGGCGAAGGAACTCGCTGGGGATAAACGTTCGGCTGAAAAGCTGGCTCTGTTTACACAAATCTTTAACATTGAAGAAGAAGTGAAAGCAGAGAAGCAGGTAAAAACAGCGGAACAGTCTACCCAGCAGATTCAGACAAAGCCATTATTCCAAGTGTAA
- a CDS encoding DUF5668 domain-containing protein: MKQQRIFPGTILIGFGLYFFLQQAAIVWFQPFLSWPTLLIVIGLAFLADAYSGKEGNNILPGVILTGFGVHFHVVNHFGFWSNDTGVFILIIALGFLLQYQKTRNGLFQGLLFLILAVITLFYDKVIEWLGLLENRALSLWQFWPVILIVIGGYLLFVKKK, translated from the coding sequence ATGAAGCAGCAGCGAATTTTTCCGGGAACCATTTTAATCGGATTCGGTTTATATTTCTTTTTGCAGCAGGCTGCTATCGTCTGGTTTCAGCCCTTTTTAAGCTGGCCAACACTTTTGATTGTTATCGGACTTGCGTTCTTAGCGGACGCTTACAGCGGCAAAGAAGGGAATAATATTTTGCCCGGTGTTATTCTGACAGGCTTTGGTGTTCACTTTCATGTGGTGAATCATTTTGGCTTTTGGTCTAATGACACTGGCGTCTTTATCTTAATCATTGCACTCGGATTCTTGCTTCAGTATCAGAAAACGAGAAACGGTCTGTTTCAAGGATTGCTATTTCTTATTCTTGCCGTTATCACCCTCTTTTATGATAAAGTAATCGAGTGGCTTGGCTTGCTTGAGAATCGAGCGCTCTCCCTCTGGCAATTTTGGCCTGTTATTCTAATTGTCATTGGCGGTTATTTACTATTTGTGAAAAAGAAATAA